The Sphaerochaeta globosa str. Buddy region AGGGCATTCAGGAAAATATGAAACGGATGCAGGATTTGCTTCCCACCATCACGGCAACCGGCAGCGCCGGGGCAGGTATGGTTGAAGTCACCCTCAACGGCAAGTTCATCGTTACCGATGTACACATCGAAAAGGAATTGGTGGATCCACAGGACATCCAGACCCTGCAGGTCTTGATCACAAGCGCCTTCAACGATGCAAGTGCAAAGATACAGCAGAAAATCCAGAGCGAGGGACTCAAGTATGCATCCTCGTTCACACAGGCCTGAGTATGACAGCCCTTGAGAATCTCATCCAAACCCTTTCACGACTGCCCGGCATCGGCCCGAAGAGTGCCTCGCGTCTTGCATATCATCTGATCAAGACGGACAAGCTGTACAACAGCACACTCGCTGATGCGATTGCGACCATCCAGGACAAAATTTTCCCTTGTTCC contains the following coding sequences:
- a CDS encoding YbaB/EbfC family nucleoid-associated protein; protein product: MDMNPFELLKNMKGIQENMKRMQDLLPTITATGSAGAGMVEVTLNGKFIVTDVHIEKELVDPQDIQTLQVLITSAFNDASAKIQQKIQSEGLKYASSFTQA